A part of Sulfurimonas sp. genomic DNA contains:
- a CDS encoding type II toxin-antitoxin system PemK/MazF family toxin has protein sequence MVVDIKRYEIYLVNLNPTVGSEIQKTRPCIVISPDEMNILKTVIVAPMTSKGFDFIFRPKIKFEKKDGLVLLDQIRTIDKTRLVKKLGCVDKKTSVEISKMLVKMFEA, from the coding sequence GTGGTAGTAGATATCAAAAGATATGAGATTTACCTAGTAAATTTAAATCCTACCGTCGGTTCTGAAATTCAAAAGACAAGACCGTGTATAGTGATTTCGCCAGATGAGATGAATATTTTAAAAACCGTCATAGTAGCACCCATGACATCTAAAGGTTTTGATTTTATATTTAGACCAAAAATTAAATTTGAAAAAAAAGATGGTTTAGTATTATTAGACCAAATTAGAACAATTGATAAAACAAGATTAGTAAAAAAACTCGGGTGTGTTGATAAAAAAACATCTGTGGAAATTTCTAAAATGCTTGTTAAAATGTTTGAAGCATAA
- a CDS encoding AbrB/MazE/SpoVT family DNA-binding domain-containing protein: MTTLTKIGNSQGIRIPKPLIEQAHLENVSLELEVLENGLLIKPVNNIGRDGWRENIEKVTAKHKGIKDEGLLEELLNDNDLEDFEW, from the coding sequence ATGACAACACTTACAAAAATTGGAAACTCTCAGGGTATTAGAATTCCTAAGCCTTTAATAGAGCAAGCGCATCTTGAAAATGTTAGTTTAGAGCTAGAAGTTTTAGAAAATGGTTTATTGATAAAGCCTGTAAATAACATTGGTCGAGATGGGTGGAGAGAAAATATTGAAAAAGTGACGGCTAAGCATAAGGGGATCAAAGACGAGGGACTACTTGAAGAGTTACTTAACGATAATGACTTGGAAGATTTTGAGTGGTAG
- a CDS encoding type II toxin-antitoxin system RelE/ParE family toxin: protein MYEIKYHPLVEADLEQLNHSVRIEVFKKLKKIQISPELGQLLGNKNNMDLTGLRKVYVAKKQVRIVYEIIDNLLVVKVITIGKREDMEVYKQAQQRRKSL from the coding sequence ATGTATGAGATAAAATATCATCCTCTTGTTGAAGCAGATTTGGAGCAGTTGAACCATTCTGTTCGTATAGAGGTCTTTAAAAAATTAAAAAAGATTCAAATTTCTCCTGAGCTTGGGCAGCTTCTTGGTAATAAAAATAATATGGATTTGACGGGATTGCGAAAAGTTTATGTAGCAAAGAAGCAGGTCAGGATAGTTTACGAGATTATAGACAACTTGCTAGTGGTTAAAGTTATTACGATTGGAAAAAGAGAAGATATGGAAGTGTATAAACAAGCACAACAGAGAAGAAAAAGCCTATAA
- a CDS encoding DUF3465 domain-containing protein, which produces MKKVLFLILISLEIYAGTPMCSSGTVTKLLSDDNQGNRHQRFIIKASSGQTLLIAHNIDLAPKVHQLKEGDSIKFCGEYENNAKGGVVHWTHHAPRNSHVGGWLEHNGKKYE; this is translated from the coding sequence ATGAAAAAAGTGTTATTTTTAATACTTATAAGCTTGGAAATATATGCCGGTACACCAATGTGTAGTTCCGGAACGGTTACTAAATTGCTTAGTGATGACAATCAAGGCAACCGTCATCAAAGGTTTATAATAAAAGCATCATCCGGGCAAACTTTATTAATTGCACACAATATTGATTTAGCACCAAAAGTACATCAACTAAAAGAGGGTGATTCTATAAAGTTTTGTGGAGAATATGAAAACAATGCCAAGGGTGGGGTTGTTCATTGGACGCATCATGCCCCAAGAAACAGTCATGTCGGCGGTTGGTTAGAACATAATGGTAAAAAATATGAATAA